Proteins co-encoded in one Microcella sp. genomic window:
- a CDS encoding IS3 family transposase, translated as MYRWIAAEKARAPSRRVTMLCRVLGVSRSGYYDWISRGPSRHDLEDAAALEKIEAIHADFPYYGAPRMHQALLLQGMRIGRHRVARLLRENGLHARRGRIGTRKRSVPTVRRVEIIDVVQRHFVAAAANRLWFTDLTMIRTGEGWLHAAVVLDAFNREVISWATDSKEAPGTVMTALREAIKIRQPSPGCVIHSDRGYQFTSHDWINLAAEHSMTVSIGERKDPRDNAVMESWFASMKNEELYPVGQPATRANARARLFGYIWSYNNHRLHSSLGYKSPIHYN; from the coding sequence ATCTATCGGTGGATCGCGGCGGAGAAGGCAAGAGCTCCTTCTCGACGCGTCACGATGCTGTGTCGCGTGCTCGGGGTCTCCCGTTCGGGCTACTACGACTGGATCTCTCGCGGCCCGAGTCGGCATGATCTCGAGGATGCCGCCGCGCTGGAGAAGATCGAGGCGATTCACGCCGACTTTCCCTATTACGGAGCTCCGCGCATGCATCAAGCTTTGCTGTTGCAGGGGATGCGGATCGGCCGGCATCGGGTGGCGAGATTGCTCCGTGAGAACGGCCTGCACGCGCGTCGCGGGCGCATCGGAACCCGCAAACGCTCTGTTCCAACGGTGAGACGGGTCGAGATCATCGACGTCGTGCAACGCCACTTCGTTGCCGCAGCAGCGAACCGGTTGTGGTTCACCGACCTCACGATGATTCGCACCGGGGAAGGGTGGCTGCACGCCGCCGTCGTGCTCGATGCGTTCAATCGGGAAGTGATCTCTTGGGCCACGGATTCGAAGGAGGCTCCCGGGACGGTCATGACCGCCTTGCGAGAGGCAATCAAGATCCGCCAACCATCGCCGGGATGCGTCATCCACTCGGACCGCGGATACCAGTTCACATCCCACGACTGGATCAACCTCGCTGCTGAACACTCGATGACAGTCTCGATCGGGGAGCGAAAGGATCCACGCGACAACGCCGTGATGGAATCCTGGTTCGCTTCAATGAAGAACGAAGAGCTCTATCCCGTCGGGCAGCCCGCTACGCGGGCCAATGCGAGGGCGAGGCTATTCGGCTATATCTGGTCCTACAACAACCACAGGTTGCATTCCAGCCTTGGTTACAAGTCGCCGATCCACTACAACTGA
- the pcp gene encoding pyroglutamyl-peptidase I, giving the protein MTPAALSTVLVTGFEPFDGAAHNPSGDIARRLAELGHPDCQLVGEVLPVSFAHAPGLLAAAIDAHRPDVVIMLGLAENRRAITPERVAINLADARIPDNDGDQPTDAPLEPHGPAARFALLPIKHIALAIADAGIPAEVSLSAGSYVCNAVMYAALGIAEQREGSGGTPMRAGFIHVPATPQLGGDPHFTLDELERGIRIAITTILDHRA; this is encoded by the coding sequence ATGACCCCCGCCGCGCTTTCCACCGTGCTCGTCACCGGATTCGAGCCCTTCGACGGCGCAGCCCACAACCCCAGCGGCGACATCGCACGACGGCTGGCTGAGCTTGGGCATCCCGACTGCCAGCTCGTCGGCGAAGTGCTGCCCGTCTCGTTCGCGCACGCACCGGGCCTTCTCGCCGCGGCCATCGACGCCCACCGCCCCGACGTCGTCATCATGCTCGGGCTCGCCGAGAACCGCCGCGCCATCACGCCCGAACGCGTCGCGATCAACCTGGCCGACGCCCGCATCCCCGACAACGACGGCGACCAGCCCACGGATGCTCCCCTCGAGCCCCACGGACCCGCCGCCCGCTTCGCCCTCCTGCCCATCAAGCACATCGCCCTCGCGATCGCCGACGCGGGTATTCCGGCCGAGGTCTCGCTGTCGGCCGGCAGCTACGTGTGCAACGCCGTCATGTACGCCGCACTCGGCATCGCCGAGCAGCGCGAGGGCTCAGGTGGAACACCGATGCGGGCCGGGTTCATCCACGTGCCAGCGACCCCGCAACTGGGCGGCGACCCGCACTTCACACTCGACGAGCTCGAGCGGGGAATCCGCATCGCCATCACGACGATCCTCGACCACCGCGCGTGA
- a CDS encoding transposase, whose translation MAREFSQEFKDQVVELYRRGRTFKDLAREFDLSATTISNWVRVADKKSAQPPPGEPPESDKAKVARLERELAERNEELEVLGKALAFFARRHR comes from the coding sequence ATGGCTCGGGAGTTTTCGCAGGAGTTCAAGGATCAAGTCGTCGAGCTCTACCGGCGCGGTCGAACGTTCAAGGACCTCGCGAGGGAGTTCGACCTGTCGGCCACGACCATCTCGAACTGGGTGAGAGTGGCCGACAAGAAATCTGCGCAGCCGCCACCCGGGGAGCCGCCGGAATCGGATAAGGCCAAAGTTGCCCGGCTCGAGCGGGAGCTCGCAGAACGCAATGAGGAGTTAGAGGTTCTGGGAAAAGCATTGGCCTTCTTCGCCAGGCGACACCGATAG